The nucleotide sequence GAGGAGCTCGAAGCGCACTACGAGCGCTACGAGGAGTTCTTCGAGCGCTACGACATCGACATCGCGAACCCGCTCGGCGATTTCCGCACGAAGGACGTCCCGGACGCGCCCTCGACGCCCGAGCGGCTGGACGATCCGGGACACCCGCACGCGGAGGGCGGCTTCGCCGACGACGTCTACGTCGAAGACGAGAACGGAGAGCTCCGCGTCGGCGGCCGCGAGGAACCCGACGACGTCGACGTCGGCGTCGCGCCCGGCTTACAGGACGTCGAAGGCGACGCCGAGACCGACGAGTCGGAAGCCTGAATCACTGGTCCGCGACCGGCACGCTACGGCTCCGCCCCGCCCGCGAGCGACGCGTCGATCCGGTCGGCGACCTCGTAGCCCGCGACGATGCCGCCGTTGAGCGACCGTTCGGGATACTGCGCCGCCGAGGCCATCCCGGCGTAGTAGACGCCCTCGCCGACGTCTTCGTCGAGGTGGTACGGCACGACGAGATTCCGGTAGCCGCACTCGTAGATCGGCGCGGCGCGGGGGTTGCGCGCGACGCGGAACTGGGTGATCGAAGCGCGGTCGAAGTCGGGGAACATCGACTCGATCTCCGCGAACCACGTCTCTCGAACCTCGTCGTCGTCCATCCGCCAGAGCTCCTCCTCGGCATCTTGGACGTACGACGCGACGTAGAGGAGGTGGTCGCCGCCGTAGCGCTCGCGTTCGATAAAGTTGGTGTGCTCGATGAGTGCGCCGAACGGCGCGTCGTGCGCGACGTTCAGCCAGTAGGTGTCCAAAAGCGATTCGTCCATCGTGGCGAGTCCGCAGATCGCCCCTTGGAAGTCGATCTCGCAGGAATAGCCCGTCAGCGACTCCAGTACGTTCGGCATCGTCGCGACGACGGCGACGTCGACGTCGTGGGTGGTTTCGCCGGCGTCGTCCCCGTCGTCGCCTCCGCCGACGGTCAGCGACCGCACCCGGCCGTCTTCGACCGTGAGGTCCGTCACGAACGCCCCCGTCGTGATGTTCTCGCGGCCGACCGCGTCGACGAGCGCGTCCAGCAGGACGCCGAAGCCACCGTCGAAGTAGCCGAGGATCTCCCCGCGCAGGAGGTCGCGCTCGCCGCGGAAGCGGACGCGGCCGAGGAACCACGCCGCGGAGATGTCGCCCTTCCGATCGCCGTATTTCCCGTCGAGAAGGGGATCGACGAAGTTCTCGTAGACGCTTTCGGTCGTGTGCTCCTCGACGAATTCTCTTACTGTTACGTGCTCGTACTCCGCGAGGTCGTCGTAGGCGTCGAAGTCGGGAACGAGGCCGCGGACGTCGATCCCCTGCGTGAGCATTCCCAAGCGGAACTTGTCGTAGAGACTCATATGCGGGTACGCGAGGATCTCCCACGGGGTGTCGAGCGGGTGGACCACGCCGTCGACGTAGTAGCCGTTGGTGCCGACGCGCCACTCGATTCGGTCGCCGAGTCCCAACTCCTCGGCGAGTTCGACGATCGTCTGCTCGGATTTCGAGAGGTGATGATAGAACTGTTCGATGTCGTCGCCGGCGGTCTCGTACGTGGCCGCGAGCCCCCCGAGTCGGTCTGCGGCCTCGAACACCTGTACGTCGTGCCCGCGCTGCTGCAATCGATAGGCGGCCGCGAGTCCCGCGATCCCGCCGCCGACGACGCCGATCATACGCGCCCTACACGACTTGCGGGAATAGTGCTTCTGTTCCTGTTCGGACGATCCCCGCGCACCCTTACTGCTCCCTCGTTCGCTACCTTTTTACCGCCGTTGGGCAATCTGACGCGTATGCAGACGGTCAGGGCCCCGGCGACGAGCGCGAATCTCGGCAGCGGATTCGACGTGTTCGGCGTCGCCCTCGATCGTCCCGCCGACGTCGTCCGCGTCGAAAAGGCCGAGCGGACGACGATCGAGATGACCGGCGTCGGGAGCCAGTACATCCCCGAAGACCCCGAGAAGAACGTCGTGGGCGCGGTCGCGGAGGCGCTGGACGCGCCGGCACACATCGAGATCGACAAGGGCGTCCGTCCGTCCTCCGGACTCGGCTCGTCGGCGGCGAGTTCCGCGGCGGCGGCGGTCGCGCTGAACGCGCTCTACGACCGCGGGCTCTCCCGGGAGGAGCTCGTCCCGATCGCCGCGGAGGGCGAGGCAGTCGTCTCCGGCGAGGCCCACGCCGACAACGTCGCGCCGGCCCTCCTCGGCGGCTTCACGGTCGCCCGCGGCGACGCGGTCACGACTGTCGACGCCTCGATACCGCTCGTCGCCTGTCTCCCGGAGATCGCCGTCTCGACCCGCGACGCGCGAGATGTCGTCCCCGAATCGGCGTCGATGGAAGATGTCGTCCACACCGTCGGGTCGGCGGCGACGCTCGCGATCGGGATGTGCCGGAACGACCCCGAACTCGTCGGCGTCGGAATGGACGAACGCGTCGTCACGCCCGCCCGCGCGGAACTCATCACCGGCTACGACGCGGTCCGCGAGGCCGCGTTCGACGCCGGAGCGACGGGTGTCACCGTCTCCGGCGCGGGACCCTCGATCCTCGCGCCCTGCGGGGAGTCGGACCGGCGGCACGTCGCCGCCGCGATGGTCGACGCCTTCGCCGACGCGGGCGTCGAATCGCGCGCGTACCAGACGCGCGTGAGCCGCGGCGCGACGCTGTACGAGTAGTCGGACTGCGGAATCCCGCGGCTCGAAGCACCGAGCGCGTCGGAACAAACCGCGAAAATATGGTTTCTGACCGAGCCGTCGCGTCCCGGAGTTAGACGCCGCGACCCTGCAGCTTCTCCTCTTCGGGCAGGCTCGTGTTGGCCTCGCCTTTCATCCCCGCGCCGAGGTTCGAGGCGATCGCCGCGAGCTCGTCGGGGTCGTCCCAGTTGTTGACGGCCTCGACGATCGCTCGGCCCATCGCCGGGGGGTTCTCCGCGCCGAAGATCCCGGAGCCGACGAAGATGCCGTCGCACTCGTGGTGCATCATCAGCGCCGCGTCGGCGGGCGTCGCGATGCCGCCCGCCGCGAAGTTCACGACCGGCAGCCGCCCCATTTCGGCGGTCTCGTGGACGAGCTCCGCGGGCGCTTCGTGCTCGCGGGCCCACTTCTCGCGCTCCTCGTGGGTCTTGCCCTCGAGTTCGCGGATCGCGCCCTTGATGTTGCGCTGGTGGTGAACGGCTTGGTTCACGTCGCCGGTGCCCGCCTCGCCCTTCGTCCGGATCATCGCCGCGCCCTCGTCGATACGGCGGAGCGCCTCGCCGAGGTTGCGTGCGCCGCAGACAAACGGCGCGGTGAACTCGCGCTTGTCGATGTGATAGCGCTCGTCGGCGGGGGTGAGCACCTCGCTCTCGTCGATCATATCGACGCCGACCGACTGGAGGATCTCGGCCTCCTTCGTGTGACCGATCCGGGATTTTCCCATCACCGGAATCGAGACGGATTCGACGATTTCTTTGACGTCCGCGGGATCGGCCATCCGCGCGACGCCGCCGCGCTTGCGAATGTCCGCGGGGACAGCTTCCAGCGCCATCACCGCGACTGCACCGGCCTCTTCGGCGATTTTCGCCTGCTCGGCGTCGACGACGTCCATAATGACGCCGCCCTTCTGCATCTGTGCGAACCCGCGCTTGACGAGGTCGGTCCCGCGGCGGAGTTCGGAGAGATCGGTCGCTTCGGACATACTGGTGAATTGCGGTCGGATGCACTTAAACCGTTTAGTCACGGCCGCGTCGGCGGTTCGGGCGTCGCTTGCTCGGGCTGTCCACGCGTCGCCACGGAACCGATGTCGCTTCTCCGCTCGTCGCGCTCGGATCACGAACCGGCACCACTTTTTCGTCTGCATCCGAGCGTCGGGTATGGCATCGTCTCGCGCGCCGTCGACGCTCGGCGCACTCGTCTCAGGCGACGGACTGCCGGAGCCCGAGAACCTGCCGCGGTGGCTCGCGCCGCTGCCGACGTGGGT is from Halobellus sp. LT62 and encodes:
- a CDS encoding homoserine kinase, producing the protein MQTVRAPATSANLGSGFDVFGVALDRPADVVRVEKAERTTIEMTGVGSQYIPEDPEKNVVGAVAEALDAPAHIEIDKGVRPSSGLGSSAASSAAAAVALNALYDRGLSREELVPIAAEGEAVVSGEAHADNVAPALLGGFTVARGDAVTTVDASIPLVACLPEIAVSTRDARDVVPESASMEDVVHTVGSAATLAIGMCRNDPELVGVGMDERVVTPARAELITGYDAVREAAFDAGATGVTVSGAGPSILAPCGESDRRHVAAAMVDAFADAGVESRAYQTRVSRGATLYE
- the pdxS gene encoding pyridoxal 5'-phosphate synthase lyase subunit PdxS → MSEATDLSELRRGTDLVKRGFAQMQKGGVIMDVVDAEQAKIAEEAGAVAVMALEAVPADIRKRGGVARMADPADVKEIVESVSIPVMGKSRIGHTKEAEILQSVGVDMIDESEVLTPADERYHIDKREFTAPFVCGARNLGEALRRIDEGAAMIRTKGEAGTGDVNQAVHHQRNIKGAIRELEGKTHEEREKWAREHEAPAELVHETAEMGRLPVVNFAAGGIATPADAALMMHHECDGIFVGSGIFGAENPPAMGRAIVEAVNNWDDPDELAAIASNLGAGMKGEANTSLPEEEKLQGRGV
- a CDS encoding NAD(P)/FAD-dependent oxidoreductase; translated protein: MIGVVGGGIAGLAAAYRLQQRGHDVQVFEAADRLGGLAATYETAGDDIEQFYHHLSKSEQTIVELAEELGLGDRIEWRVGTNGYYVDGVVHPLDTPWEILAYPHMSLYDKFRLGMLTQGIDVRGLVPDFDAYDDLAEYEHVTVREFVEEHTTESVYENFVDPLLDGKYGDRKGDISAAWFLGRVRFRGERDLLRGEILGYFDGGFGVLLDALVDAVGRENITTGAFVTDLTVEDGRVRSLTVGGGDDGDDAGETTHDVDVAVVATMPNVLESLTGYSCEIDFQGAICGLATMDESLLDTYWLNVAHDAPFGALIEHTNFIERERYGGDHLLYVASYVQDAEEELWRMDDDEVRETWFAEIESMFPDFDRASITQFRVARNPRAAPIYECGYRNLVVPYHLDEDVGEGVYYAGMASAAQYPERSLNGGIVAGYEVADRIDASLAGGAEP
- a CDS encoding DUF6149 family protein codes for the protein MKLRQNIRHFAAKKALTMPVVGDIATDKLVDLHVRVFGEKADPEHREEREPHMATFFELTFDTYVRALEEGYTEAAAREITHVQANFDFYNHGWTEMMEFPVEELEAHYERYEEFFERYDIDIANPLGDFRTKDVPDAPSTPERLDDPGHPHAEGGFADDVYVEDENGELRVGGREEPDDVDVGVAPGLQDVEGDAETDESEA